A section of the Oncorhynchus gorbuscha isolate QuinsamMale2020 ecotype Even-year linkage group LG06, OgorEven_v1.0, whole genome shotgun sequence genome encodes:
- the LOC124037299 gene encoding GTPase IMAP family member 4-like codes for MALWFWPVAYGPGLPVNMDQCDCKPDSDCTSTYCGDDSTGLWLDFNSVLTGALTVVGYLLYRFSQALPALIRWPIHLFCTLTGVSSLWGWVSHLMGTLRSLQYLLKWLSRIWRFIVASFTKLSGFTVIIQNNSGASSDSPPGTEPSPIPISIEPGLRLILMGPPGGGRTSLADALVGCSLPQVGGSLAAVMECTKRRVVVDRRELIIIDTPDLLGPSLGDSKRALETLRSLQLASPGPHAFLLVLQTPGSGDGVDQDAASATRALLELVGESATGHILIVLTHADCLGPGSTLAQLLEDDAGGLRTALYLCGQRAELVDNNPDKPLQERRELARGLLERLAEMRALRGHYTHELQKREDQVREELLMDMASVLARKLGQEY; via the exons ATGGCGCTTTGGTTTTGGCCAGTAGCATACGGACCGGGTTTACCTGTTAATATGGACCAGTGCGACTGCAAACCGGACAGCGATTGTACCTCAACTTACTGTGGAGATGATAGCACTG GTCTGTGGTTGGACTTCAACAGTGTTTTGACAGGAGCTCTCACTGTGGTGGGCTATCTCCTCTACAGATTCTCACAGG CCCTCCCAGCTCTGATAAGATGGCCCATCCATCTCTTCTGCACACTCACTG GTGTGTCCTCACTGTGGGGTTGGGTGAGCCACCTGATGGGAACTCTTCGTA GCTTACAGTACTTACTGAAGTGGCTGTCACGTATTTGGAGGTTTATAGTTG CTTCATTCACAAAACTCAGCGGGTTCACTGTTATCATTCAAAACAACTCTG GGGCTTCTAGTGACAGTCCCCCAGGCACAGAGCCTTCTCCCATCCCTATTTCCATAGAGCCTGGGCTGAGGCTCATCCTTATGGGGCCTCCCGGTGGAGGTCGGACCTCCCTTGCAGATGCCCTGGTTGGCTGCAGCCTCCCTCAGGTTGGGGGGTCCCTGGCGGCTGTGATGGAGTGTACCAAGCGGAGGGTGGTGGTGGACAGGAGAGAGCTGATCATAATCGACACCCCAGACCTCCTGGGTCCATCTCTGGGTGACAGTAAGAGAGCCTTGGAGACCCTCCGCAGCCTGCAGCTGGCCAGCCCAGGCCCACATGCTTTCCTGCTGGTGCTCCAGACCCCTGGCTCTGGAGATGGGGTGGACCAGGATGCTGCTAGTGCCACCAGGGCCCTCCTGGAGCTGGTCGGAGAGAGTGCCACAGGCCACATCCTCATTGTCCTCACCCATGCAGACTGTTTGGGTCCGGGCTCCACGCTAGCCCAGCTTCTGGAGGATGATGCTGGAGGCCTCAGAACTGCTCTGTATCTGTGTGGTCAGAGGGCTGAGCTTGTGGACAACAACCCAGACAAGCCGTtgcaggagaggagggagctgGCGAGGGGGCTGCTGGAGAGGCTGGCAGAGATGAGGGCACTGAGGGGACACTACACCCACGAGCTGCAGAAAAGGGAGGACCAAGTCAGGGAGGAACTGCTGATGGACATGGCCTCTGTGTTGGCACGGAAACTCGGACAGGAGTATTGA
- the LOC124037298 gene encoding X-ray repair cross-complementing protein 5-like: MAQWNDYHHEDEDVDGEERDESGVDYKSTGRDSLVFLVDASKEMFIKGEDEEPSPFDLTMQCVRSVYTSKIISSDKDLVALVFYGTEQSKNPRNSFKHVYIYHDLDLPGARRVQDVDGLRGEKGAQVAGETMGSGNTNLGEALWCCSNLYSDIKLRLSHKRLMIFTCRDTPHGGDSERDRQARTKASDLKETGVVIDLMHLMKPGGFDVSLFFCDVVSPPEDEAELGLQMEPCGKLEDLQKRVRAKEMKKRSVARLNLCLGEGMNVAVGVYITALQARKPNAIKLYRDNNEPVRTKTRLYHTQTGSLLLPSDTKRVQVYAGRQIVMEKDEVDVIKKFSDPGLELIGFKPMERLKLHHHLRSAVFIYPEEEMVTGSACVFTALLRRCSVRKVFALCKYTRIRNSPPRFLALVPQREEVDDGQAQIAAPGFHGIFLPYADDIRTLDTPQLPTASKSQVDKMKEIVHKLRFKYRSDAFENPVLQQHYRNLEALALDLMAPEHIEDLTMPNVNMMDQRLGSLAQEFRDLVYPADYNPEGKTAPKRKPAEVAGGTEKKPKVEMSEDELRGHVQKGNLGKLTVPVLKDACKQFGVKVTGTKKQELIDALTAQLTK; this comes from the exons ATGGCACAGTGGAACGACTACCACCATGAGGATGAAGATGTGGATGGAGAGGAAAGGGATGAGTCTGGAG TGGACTATAAGAGCACAGGCCGTGACAGCCTGGTGTTTCTGGTGGATGCTTCCAAGGAGATGTTCATCAAGGGGGAGGATGAAGAACCCTCGCCATTTGACTTGACCATGCAG TGTGTCCGCAGCGTCTACACCAGTAAAATAATCAGCAGTGACAAGGACCTGGTGGCTCTAGTGTTCTATGGGACGGAACAGAGCAAGAACCCCAGGAACAGTTTCAAACATGTCTATATCTACCACGACCTGGACTTACCTG gtgCCCGTCGGGTGCAGGATGTGGATGGGCTGCGTGGGGAGAAAGGTGCCCAGGTGGCAGGAGAGACAATGGGCAGTGGGAATACCAACCTGGGTGAGGCGCTGTGGTGCTGCTCCAACCTCTACAGTGACATCAAGCTTCGGCTCTCCCACAAACGCCTCATGATCTTCACCTGCCGAGACACACCACACGGGGGAGACAGTGAGCGCGACCGCCAGGCCCGCACAAAGGCTAGCGACCTCAAAGAGACCG gtgTGGTGATAGACCTTATGCATCTGATGAAGCCAGGTGGGTTCGACGTCTCGCTCTTCTTCTGTGACGTGGTGAGCCCCCCTGAGGACGAGGCTGAGCTGGGCCTGCAGATGGAGCCTTGTGGGAAATTGGAGGATCTCCAGAAGAGGGTTAGAGCCaaggagatgaagaagagatCAGTCGCAAG GTTGAATCTGTGTCTGGGGGAAGGGATGAACGTGGCAGTGGGTGTGTACATCACGGCCCTACAGGCCAGGAAGCCTAACGCCATCAAGCTCTACAGAGACAACAATGAGCCCGTCCGCACCAAGACACGCCTCTACCACACACAGACGGGCAGTCTGCTGCTCCCCAGTGACACCAAGAGGGTTCAG GTGTATGCAGGCAGGCAGATAGTGATGGAGAAAGACGAGGTGGATGTGATAAAGAAGTTTTCTGACCCGGGTCTGGAGCTGATTGGGTTCAAGCCCATGGAGCGTCTCAAACTGCACCACCACCTCAGATCTGCTGTCTTCATCTACCCAGAGGAGGAAATGGTCACAG GGAGTGCCTGTGTGTTCACAGCGTTGCTGCGCAGGTGTAGTGTGAGGAAAGTGTTTGCTCTGTGTAAATATACACGGATTCGAAACTCTCCACCGCGCTTCTTAGCGCTGGTGCCCCAAAGAGAGGAGGTGGATGATGGCCAGGCCCAGATTGCGGCTCCAG GCTTCCATGGCATCTTCCTGCCCTACGCGGATGACATCCGTACCCTGGACACTCCTCAGCTTCCCACGGCCTCCAAGTCTCAGGTGGACAAGATGAAGGAGATAGTACACAAGCTGCGCTTCAAATACAG GAGTGATGCATTTGAGAACCCAGTCCTCCAGCAGCACTACAGGAACCTGGAAGCCTTGGCTTTAGATCTCATGGCCCCGGAGCACATAGAGGATCTCACCA tgccCAATGTGAATATGATGGACCAGCGTCTTGGTTCCCTGGCTCAGGAGTTCAGAGATCTGGTGTACCCTGCTGACTACAACCCAGAGGGCAAGACTGCACCCAAACGCAAACCAG CTGAGGTGGCAGGCGGCACAGAAAAGAAGCCCAAGGTGGAGATGTCTGAGGACGAGCTGAGGGGTCACGTACAGAAAGGCAACCTGGGTAAGCTGACGGTGCCCGTGCTGAAGGACGCCTGTAAGCAGTTTGGGGTGAAGGTCACAGGGACCAAGAAACAGGAGCTAATAGACGCCCTGACTGCACAGCTCACCAAATGA
- the LOC124037300 gene encoding josephin-1-like isoform X2 translates to MGSAPCSGKGRARAGLQDLGCMPWKLSKQKGVVWERSDLGEHALSTPPATPPPPIYHEKQRRELCALHALNNVFQDGAAFSRDTLQDIYQRLSPGTLVTPHKKSMLGNGNYDVNVIMAALQIRGYEAVWWDKRRDVGSIALSNVMGFILNVPSNLRWGPLRLPLKRQHWIGVREEVPALPAEREKW, encoded by the exons ATGGGGAGTGCTCCATGTTCCGGGAAGGGGAGGGCAAGAGCGGGGCTGCAGGACCTGGGCTGTATGCCATGGAAGCTGAGCAAGCAGAAAGGGGTGGTGTGGGAGAGGTCAGACCTGGGAGAGCAtgctctctccacccctccgGCCACGCCTCCACCGCCCATCTACCACGAGAAGCAGCGGCGTGAGCTGTGTGCTCTGCACGCTCTCAATAACGTCTTCCAGGATGGGGCAGCTTTCAGCAGGGATACTCTCCAGGACATCTACCAGAG ACTCTCTCCCGGCACTCTGGTAACCCCCCACAAGAAGAGCATGCTTGGAAATGGGAACTATGACGTGAATGTCATTATGGCTGCTCTGCAGATCCGAGGATACGAGGCTGTCTGGTGGGATAAAAGAAG GGATGTGGGCAGTATTGCGCTATCCAACGTAATGGGCTTCATCTTGAACGTCCCGTCCAATCTGCGCTGGGGTCCGCTGCGCCTGCCACTCAAACGCCAACACTGGATAGGGGTGCGGGAG GAAGTTCCTGCGTTACCAGCTGAAAGGGAAAAATGGTGA
- the LOC124037300 gene encoding josephin-1-like isoform X1: MGSAPCSGKGRARAGLQDLGCMPWKLSKQKGVVWERSDLGEHALSTPPATPPPPIYHEKQRRELCALHALNNVFQDGAAFSRDTLQDIYQRLSPGTLVTPHKKSMLGNGNYDVNVIMAALQIRGYEAVWWDKRRDVGSIALSNVMGFILNVPSNLRWGPLRLPLKRQHWIGVREVGGVYYNLDSKLRSPHTIGNPDELRKFLRYQLKGKNGELLLVVSEEVEVHQTWRSDGC; this comes from the exons ATGGGGAGTGCTCCATGTTCCGGGAAGGGGAGGGCAAGAGCGGGGCTGCAGGACCTGGGCTGTATGCCATGGAAGCTGAGCAAGCAGAAAGGGGTGGTGTGGGAGAGGTCAGACCTGGGAGAGCAtgctctctccacccctccgGCCACGCCTCCACCGCCCATCTACCACGAGAAGCAGCGGCGTGAGCTGTGTGCTCTGCACGCTCTCAATAACGTCTTCCAGGATGGGGCAGCTTTCAGCAGGGATACTCTCCAGGACATCTACCAGAG ACTCTCTCCCGGCACTCTGGTAACCCCCCACAAGAAGAGCATGCTTGGAAATGGGAACTATGACGTGAATGTCATTATGGCTGCTCTGCAGATCCGAGGATACGAGGCTGTCTGGTGGGATAAAAGAAG GGATGTGGGCAGTATTGCGCTATCCAACGTAATGGGCTTCATCTTGAACGTCCCGTCCAATCTGCGCTGGGGTCCGCTGCGCCTGCCACTCAAACGCCAACACTGGATAGGGGTGCGGGAGGTGGGTGGAGTCTATTACAACCTCGACTCCAAACTACGTAGCCCACATACCATCGGAAACCCTGATGAGctcag GAAGTTCCTGCGTTACCAGCTGAAAGGGAAAAATGGTGAGCTCCTATTGGTGGTGTCTGAGGAGGTGGAGGTCCACCAAACATGGAGGTCAGATGGCTGTTGA